A single region of the Nicotiana sylvestris chromosome 6, ASM39365v2, whole genome shotgun sequence genome encodes:
- the LOC104225404 gene encoding E3 ubiquitin-protein ligase RMA1H1-like: protein MALEQLFQEQITDINFDERDISLEKCKTVDDELDDNVSGGFECNICLDLVHDPVITFCGHLYCWPCIYKWIHFQSKSSENTDYQQPQCPVCKAEISQKTLIPLYGRGQTTKPSEGKALNLGIVIPQRPPSPRCGGHHTLIATNESHPSQQLHNRNYPQQSPTHQPYSSSYMSEPMLSPGGTTTGELVYARMFGNSSTTLYTYPSSYNLAGSSSPRLRRQLVQADRSLSRICFFLCCCLVTCLLLF from the coding sequence ATGGCCTTAGAGCAGCTTTTCCAGGAGCAAATAACAGACATCAACTTTGACGAACGCGATATTTCGTTGGAGAAGTGTAAGACAGTTGATGATGAGCTTGACGACAATGTCTCTGGAGGTTTTGAGTGTAACATATGCTTGGATCTTGTACATGATCCTGTTATTACCTTCTGTGGTCACCTTTATTGTTGGCCTTGCATCTATAAATGGATTCATTTTCAGAGTAAATCGTCTGAAAATACTGATTACCAACAGCCACAATGTCCTGTTTGCAAAGCTGAAATCTCGCAGAAAACTTTGATTCCACTATATGGTCGCGGCCAAACTACAAAACCATCCGAAGGAAAGGCCCTGAATCTTGGCATAGTCATTCCACAAAGGCCTCCTAGTCCGAGATGTGGGGGTCATCACACACTGATAGCAACTAACGAATCACATCCATCGCAGCAACTTCACAATCGAAATTATCCTCAGCAATCTCCAACACATCAACCTTATTCTTCTAGCTACATGTCCGAACCTATGCTAAGTCCTGGTGGCACGACAACAGGAGAATTGGTTTATGCGCGGATGTTTGGGAACTCATCGACTACTTTGTATACATATCCGAGCTCATATAATCTAGCTGGCAGCAGTAGTCCAAGGCTAAGAAGGCAACTAGTACAGGCTGATAGATCGCTTAGCAGAATCTGTTTTTTCCTATGTTGTTGTTTAGTGACATGTCTTCTCTTGTTCTGA